The DNA region TCCCTGTTTTTTATGGTACGCTGTTTTGACGTCCACGtacttggccgccatctttctACAGCTAACAATCGTTAGCAGAATACTGTCATCTCTTTCACATGGCCTACCATGATCTTCGTCGTTCATCACCCGAAAAACAAAATTGCTGttcaaatttcttattttttttttttcaaaacgaccaatgcgccatgggtttcatatgtacataggactttttgaaaaaataggggaGAATTATCAATCGAAACCATCAATCAAAcaactgaaaaataacaaacacGACTGTGTCATTAGGCTACATTTATTTTGTGattcaaattcaaatgtttACCATTTACGCAAAAACTTAAGCGTCTACATTTAATatgcgtgtgtgtgttgtgttttcattttattttataatacaTTTTTATTAATGGTTCAATAAATCACTTAGCCTagctaaaaaaaactccagcaaATTTTATCATCAATTTGGAAGTGATTTCTTGGTGAATAAACTAAAAAGAATTTTAGATTCGCAAATTTGCTCAGATTTGGCAAAACAAGaaatagaaagaaaaaaaagttaaacaaaccATTTCAAAGCCCACCAAATAAGAGTGGGAAGTAATTACGAGAGATAAATCTTAGCCTTATATTAgcatatttttgttgttgttgttttgcgcTGCGTTCGTTCACCAAACTATCTTTCTCTTTATTGGGTAGTGCTTGCACGTGTGTTTTGCTTCTACTTgcaatgtgtgtgtttgtttgcttgtttgtttgttgttacGATTATTGCTCAAGATCAACCCACACTAAGGCGACGGTGAATCGTACTCCTCGTCCGTCGTGCCGCCGTACTTGTCGTCCTGCGATGAGGAGCCTTTGGTTCGGTCGCACCGCTTCACGAAATCCATCGCCGATTCGGCCAGCGCCTTTTGTAGCATTTCCCGCTCGCTTAGCTGGGCCCAACCTGAAAAAGGGAACAATTTAGATGATGGCACAAATTGCTTCTTTTTAATTTTCGCTTGAACTGTAACTCACTACCATCATCGGTGTAGGAGGACTCGAGCAGGGATTGGTAAAACTCCGAAACGGGCTCTTCCTTTGTTCGGGTTTCACTCTTGGCCGTGCCGGATGTGCTAGCTCCGCTGTCCGCTCCACCTTCGTCCTCGCGGGCCGGCGACtgttttgacttttttggttGAACGTCGGCGACGGCCGGGGTTTCCACACTGCAAAGAAGACAAGCGTTAGCGGCGAGATAGCTGGGAGATGCCCTTTGCTTTGCTACTTACGGTGAGTTTAGATTCCTTTTCTTTCttctgttgctgttgttgaagTAGTACGGAACGGAGCAGGACGACGTTTCCGGAAGGGGGGAGCAATCGAGTTCGAACGAAGTGTTTTTCGAACTAGACGAGCAGCTGCCGGCGTTGAACGAAGTATTGTTTGAGGGCGTTGGCGAAGCTGATTTGCGGAAATCACGCAGCAAAGACTCCGAGTACGAGGTCGCCGCATCCAGGCTCTGCTTGGGCGATTTTTCCGGACTGACCGCGGTGCTACAACAGCCACCTCCGCCGCCGGCAGCATCACTGGAGGTTATCGTGCTGGTGCTTTTGCTGTTCTTGCCCGTACTATCGCGCATATTGTCCCGACACCACTGGAGGTACGATTCTCTGGCAATTTGCTCCTCGATGGCCTCGTTTGTGGCCTCCCAGTCGGTGGTCTTCAGCTTGTCCTCAAACATTGTTTGCTCAATTTCCAACTCCTCACTCATCCGGACGGCTTCGGCAACCTGCTTAATGTCCACCTCGTCGGGTCTATAACCAGCTAGACCCAAACCGACGCCGACGGACGCTTTGTACGGATCCATGATTGCGTTGTAGTGCGAACATCGCTGGTACGACAAACGCAACGGCTCGTTTCCGTTGTTGATCTGATCCGAGTTGAAAATGTTGATCGGTTCTGaaatagaacaaaaaaacacaaaaattacttttgacCTCAACTAGATAAGGTTACACTCATCTTCACTCACCCAATTGATAGCAATACAATTCGACCGAGCGGTTGTACATTTCGGACATTGCCTGAATTTCAATATGATTTCCGTGAACGTGATTGGCCCGCTTTCGGGCAACGTAACTGTCAATGTCCTCGGTTACAAACTGCGCAAAGTATTCTCGATTTTGAAACTGCAACACAAAAAGATCAACAAATCAAAGCCAACTCTCAAAGTCGTCAAACCATTCAACCTACAATGTAATCCATCGTTTGCTGCCGGATAATCTCGTGCATGTCCTGATCGCCGTAGATCTGAAGCGAAATCGCCCGAAACAGACAGGCGCCGTCCTCTTCCATGTCCTTGATGATGAATCCGCGATCGGACATAATCTTGGCGAACGATTCGTCCCGCTTTTTCCACTCGTCCGGCGTCAACTGGGCGTCCTTTTGGCCGACGTGCTCGTCACCGCTGTTGTACCCGGACAGCGAAGCCTCATCGGCAGCGACCGGAACGCTGCTCTTGCACGGATTGCTGCAGCTGCTGgccgagctgctgctgctgggcagGGCCGGAGCAGGCGACGTAACGGTACTCTTTGGAGAGCGACTTCCGGCGCTGGCGCTGGCCAACGGACTCGTACATGTGGACGACGTGGGCTGCTTTTTGCCACTGGCCGACGACGGTGAGCCCAGCTGGTAGTTTGGCGAAGCGTTCTTGTCACGCTCCCGGTTCTCGCGTTTGTGGTGGTGTTCACGCTTCGGGCGAACGATgctgtaaaacattttttaaatattaaaaaaaaggttttaggagttgatatgttttgtttttttttttttaatacagcgTTGTGTGTAGTCCAATTCAGTACCCGTTAATCGGTAAcgaaattatggaaaagtataatttgtatcagactttgtatatgccgcatgctgatacagcttatctcagtcccgggtattaggtggtgatagccctcgtgTTGCTTCAAATGACCAATTTTAGAATGGCAGAaatcctagcggcccaattccgaggtcgtagggcattgtccggccccgccttaacatagaagcaagcaccagacggatccttgatctatcttgagtagagggtgacgagcgggaattcccggaaaattggCCATTTTTGAGCCTctcaattcccgggaatttctcGAGACTCCCAGTATTTTTATACCTATAACTATTGAggcaagaaattaaaaacaaatccaaTCAGCGACAAAAGATGAGTTAAATTTTATACACAGGAAACAAACATAaagctaggggaaatatacccattttaagcccaATAAGCGGtcatgtttgaatgatgctggataatctggagtgtttcaaggagtagagcaactttttgtgaacatttctgttcattttcacttttaataATAGTTATGCTCTTCctattacaagcatttaaaaaaaatatttccaaaatgcaTTCTattcagtcgagtgcattgagCCACGCCCAtcttcctattttcagcttagttctttttttcttccagcgcttttTTGGGTATGCTTAGTGCtgtcaaaattgatgaaattttaggcgaacactcacgaaaagtagcattcatagcgaaagtttcctggcagcacttgcgcACAggcgctcggttttcttcagccttcgattggaatgtgtAGTCAAAatggaaacgtcaaaagacttagcgcgtttgtttttttttttttggcatttttcgggattatttttcaagttagtgactaagtaatggtcaaaagaacatgttgccggtagttggaagcaattttatatcttaagcgctttgaaatcgttagcgcaagtgaaaagatattgatggcaactttcgttaagcagttaacctctgatcttgcgtgtggatgtgtgtgccaccaaaacgatgagaaatggtcttacaaaatagaaattatgatccaaagtgcattattttttttttctttttggccagtaaatggcataaattttcgtgcttacttgaggcggtgctgttgctggtaagtttatagcctaaatagtattttagaGCTTttatcgagcatcaaactcttcatatgacgaagataggtgtttgattagaaagggtatatttcccctattttttttaagtatgatCCTACCACTGCTTCTTTGAtttgcaaatttagaaaatgtgAAATCAAAGTTGTAAGGAAATCCCAACATTTGATATTGATGACACGACCACTAAATTGGGAAGCCCAAATTTTCCGTTGAAAAACACAGCCCAGAAATTAAAAACCATGGAAGTTATATAACATTAGTAGACTTCTTTCCTTCAAGattatttcgaaattttgaggCATGTAATTTTGAGTTTCGATTAGGCACTAAAACTAATTTTTTCTTCAAGTAAAACAttggcattttttaaaaatgtttattaaagTCTAATGTCAGTTTAGTTTACCTTGTAACTGTAAATATTCCTTTACTGCCAATCAACAGTTGAAGAcgaaaaacaacttttaaatgTTGCTTAGGATTCTTATATGTCTATagcaaaaatcatagcaaatcgataattgaacttaatgattcgcttttgccttcatttgaaagcttttcttgcgatctttcgaatgctgtatcgaacatctgcaaatttcaacttttatatgaagtttttgaagaattactttgacccttgaaatccacaaattcggaacacttttttcttacgaatatAAACAAactggatctctccaggagtacatatttattaccaaataatgacttcacacactgaaaccaatgaaactcaagcttagtgatgttttatacatggtttgataacttttttgtgaaaatatcagttgaattcaggtgttccacaattgtgggaggcacaataacatcccacaattatggaacaggcaatttggaggcagtgttttgctgctctggacaaaatagtcttgtgggtctcgtggcgcaggggtagtggcttcggctgccgatcccgatgatgctatgagacgcgggttcgattcccgccttatccactgagcttctatcggatggtgaagtaaaacgtcggtcccggtttctcctgtctcgtcagaggcgctggagcagaaatcccacgttagaggaaggccatgccccggggggcgtagtgccaatagtttcgtttttttaatagtcttggaatgaagtttttgacataggactatgtctttacttactatattggggggccagttcagaaattcgatccaaagcgtcacttttaagcgttaaaaaaggggacattttgaacgcttatatcttttttccctgtgaatcaatccagatggttggaccaccaatcgaaagaggaagacttcagctattgtttaactacatagatagtctgactaaacatagttaaagcacttaaaacatgcaatcaaaatgagtaatttttcagtacaaatcggacagatgaccaatcagagcgagcgtatgcattcgagaccgcgccccttttgtgccgttctccggctgtgccgctatttaagcagaaaatttcgcaaaagcaagtcactttggaacgagcactcgaactgtgcacgtcgggccggcgcggagcagcagcagcagcggccaatagaagaagaagaccagcaaccagaaggaagaaccaccggcagcagaaggaggaaattcgagcgaagcggacggcgtggaagtcgctatgatgcggcggttctcatgaaaaatggacaattcgacagtggtggccaaaaccaggagtggccgatgccctcgaagaaggttcccccggggcctggggggacatttacagaaacatacgagttgtggcaatatgggtatcaaaattcatggtttttgatactgaacataataatggccatttcgacagtagtggccacaacctggagtggccggtgccctcaaagaaggttcccccggggcctggggggacatttacagaaacatacgagttgtggcaatatgggtatcaaaattcatggtttttgatactgaacataataatggccatttcgacagtagtggccacaacctggagtggccggtgccctcaaagaaggtccccccggggcctggggggatatttacagaaacatacgagttgtggcaatatgggtatcaaaattcatggtttttgatactgaacataataatggccatttcgacagtagtggccacaacctggagtggccggtgccctcaaagaaggttccccggggcctgggggacatttacagaaacatacgagttgtggcaatatgggtatcaaaattcatggtttttgatactgaacataataatggccatttcgacagtagtggccacaacctggagtggccggtgccctcaaagaaggtccccccggggcctggggggatatttacagaaacatacgagttgtggcaatatgggtatcaaaattcatggtttttgatactgaacataataatggccatttcgacagtagtggccacaacctggagtggccggtgccctcaaagaaggttccccggggcctgggggacatttacagaaacatacgagttgtggcaatatgggtatcaaaattcatggttttatactgaacataataatggccattttgacagtagtggccacaacctggagtggccggtgccctcaaagaaggtcccccggggcctggggggacatttacagaaacatacgagttgtggcaatatgggtatcaaaattcatggtttttgatactgaacataataatggccatttcgacagtagtggccacaacctggagtggccggtgccctcaaagaaggtccccccggggcctggggggatatttacagaaacatacgagttgtggcaatatgggtatcaaaattcatggtttttgatactgaacataataatggccatttcgacagtagtggccacaacctggagtggccggtgccctcaaagaaggtcccccggggcctggggggatatttacagaaacatacgagttgtggcaatatgggtatcaaaattcatggtttttgatactgaacataataatggccatttcgacagtagtggccacaacctggagtggccggtgccctcaaagaaggttcctccggggcctggggggacatttacagaaacatacgagttgtggcaatatgggtatcaaaattcatggtttttgatactgaacataataatggccatttcgacagtagtggccacaacctggagtggccggtgccctcaaagaaggttcctccggggcctgggggacatttacagaaacatacgagttgtggcaatatgggtatcaaaattcatggtttttgatactgaacataataatggccatttcgacagtagtggccacaacctggagtggccggtgccctcaaagaaggttcctccggggcctggggggacatttacagaaacatacgagttgtggcaatatgggtatcaaaattcatggtttttgatactgaacataataatggccatttcgacagtagtggccacaacctggagtggccggtgccctcaaagaaggttccccagGGCCTGGGGgatatttacagaaacatacgagttgtggcaatatgggtatcaaaattcatggtttttgatactgaacataataatggccatttcgacagtagtggccacaacctggagtggccgtgccctcaaagaaggttcctccggggcctggggggacatttacagaaacatacgagttgtggcaatatgggtatcaaaattcatggtttttgatactgaacataataatggccatttcgacagtagtggccacaacctggagtggccggtgccctcaaagaaggttcccccggggcctggggggacatttacagaaacatacgagttgtggcaatatgggtatcaaaattcatggtttttgatactgaacataataatggccattttgacagtagtggccacaacctggagtggccggtgccctcaaagaaggttcccccggggcctggggggacatttacagaaacatacgagttgtggcaatatgggtatcaaaattcatggttttttatactgaacataataatggccattttgacagtagtggccacaacctggagtggccggtgccctcaaagaaggttcccccggggcctggggggacatttacagaaacatacgagttgtggcaatatgggtatcaaaattcatggttttgatactgaacataataatggccatttcgacagtagtggccacaacctggagtggccggtgccctcaaagaaggttccccggggcctgggggacatttacagaaacatacgagttgtggcaatatgggtatcaaaattcatggttttgatactgaacataataatggccatttcgacagtagtggccacaacctggagtggccggtgccctcaaagaaggttcctccggggcctgggggacatttacagaaacatacgagttgtggcaatatgggtatcaaaattcatggttttgatactgaacataataatggccatttcgacagtagtggccacaacctggagtggccggtgccctcaaagaaggttcccggggcctgggggacatttacagaaacatacgagttgtggcaatatgggtatcaaaattcatggtttttatactgaacataataatggccattttgacagtagtggccacaacctggagtggtgccctcaaagaaggttccccggggcctgggggacatttacagaaacatacgagttgtggcaatatgggtatcaaaattcatggtttttatactgaacataataatggccattttgacagtagtggccacaacctggagtggccggtgccctcaaagaaggttcccggggcctgggggacatttacagaaacatacgagttgtggcaatatgggtatcaaaattcatggttttgatactgaacataataatggccatttcgacagtagtggccacaacgggtgtggtgccctcaaagaagttccccagggcctggggggacatttacagaaacatacgagttgtggcaatatgggtatcaaaattcatggttttatactgaacataataatggccatttgacagtagtggccacaacctggagtggccggtgccctcaaagaaggttccccggggcctgggggacatttacagaaacatacgagttgtggcaatatgggtatcaaaattcatggtttttatactgaacataataatggccattttgacagtagtggccacaacctggagtggccggtgccctcaaagaaggttctggggcctgggggacatttacagaaacatacgagttgtggcaatatgggtatcaaaattcatggttttgatactgaacataataatggccatttcgacagtagtggccacaacctggagtggccggtgccctcaaagaaggtccccgggcctgggggacatttacagaaacatacgagttgtggcaatatgggtatcaaaattcatggttttgatactgaacataataatggccatttcgacagtagtggccacaacctggagtggccggtgccctcaaagaaggttcctccggggcctggggggacatttacagaaacatacgagttgtggcaatatgggtatcaaaattcatggttttgatactgaacataataatggccatttcgacagtagtggccacaacctggagtggccggtgccctcaaagaaggtccccggggcctgggggacatttacagaaacatacgagttgtggcaatatgggtatcaaaattcatggtttttgatactgaacataataatggccatttcgacagtagtggccacaacctggagtggccggtgccctcaaagaaggttcctccggggcctggggggacatttacagaaacatacgagttgtggcaatatgggtatcaaaattcatggtttttgatactgaacataataatggccatttcgacagtagtggccacaacctggagtggccggtgccctcaaagaaggttcctccggggcctggggggacatttacagaaacatacgagttgtggcaatatgggtatcaaaattcatggtttttgatactgaacataataatggccatttcgacagtagtggccacaacctggagtggccggtgccctcaaagaaggtcccccggggcctgggggatatttacagaaacatacgagttgtggcaatatgggtatcaaaattcatggtttttgatactgaacataataatggccatttcgacagtagtggccacaacctggagtggccggtgccctcaaagaaggttcctccggggcctggggggacatttacagaaacatacgagttgtggcaatatgggtatcaaaattcatggtttttgatactgaacataataatggccatttcgacagtagtggccacaacctggagtggccggtgccctcaaagaaggtccccccggggcctggggggatatttacagaaacatacgagttgtggcaatatgggtatcaaaattcatggttttgatactgaacataataatggccatttcgacagtagtggccacaacctggagtggccggtgccctcagaaggttcctccggggcctggggggacatttacagaaacatacgagttgtggcaatatgggtatcaaaattcatggttttttatactgaacataataatggccatttcgacagtagtggccacaacctggagtggccagtgccctcaaagaaggtccccccggggcctggggggacatttacagaaacatacgagttgtggcaatatgggtatcaaaattcatggttttttatactgaacataataatggccatttcgacggtagtggccacaacctggagtggccggtgccctcaaagaaggttccccgggcctgggggacatttacagaaacatacgagttgtggcaatatgggtatcaaaattcatggtttttatactgaacataataatggccatttcgacggtagtggccacaacctggagtggccggtgccctcaaagaaggttccccgggcctgggggacatttacagaaacatacgagttgtggcaatatgggtatcaaaattcatggttttgatactgaacataataatggccatttcgacagtagtggccacaacctggagtggccggtgccctcaaagaaggttcctccggggcctggggggacatttacagaaacatacgagttgtggcaatatgggtatcaaaattcatggttttgatactgaacataataatggccattttgacagtagtggccacaacctggagtggccggtgccctcaaagaaggtccccggggcctgggggacatttacagaaacatacgagttgtggcaatatgggtatcaaaattcatggtttttgatactgaacataataatggccatttcgacagtagtggccacaacctggagtggccggtgccctcaaagaaggttcctccggggcctggggggacatttacagaaacatacgagttgtggcaatatgggtatcaaaattcatggttttttatactgaacataataatggccatttcgacggtagtggccacaacctggagtggccggtgccctcaaagaaggttccccggggcctggggggacatttacagaaacatacgagttgtggcaatatgggtatcaaaattcatggttttgatactgaacataataatggccatttcgacagtagtggccacaacctggagtggccggtgccctcaaagaaggttcctccggggcctggggggacatttacagaaacatacgagttgtggcaatatgggtatcaaaattcatggttttttatactgaacataataatggccatttcgacggtagtggccacaacctggagtggccggtgccctcaaagaaggttcccccggggcctggggggacatttacagaaacatacgagttgtggcaatatgggtatcaaaattcatggttttttatactgaacataataatggccatttcgacggtagtggccacaacctggagtggctggtgccctcaaagaaggttcccccggggcctgggggacatttaca from Culex quinquefasciatus strain JHB chromosome 3, VPISU_Cqui_1.0_pri_paternal, whole genome shotgun sequence includes:
- the LOC6033996 gene encoding OTU domain-containing protein 5-B; the protein is MTIKPLVNQKTSGDDSQEGTSQNLANNGTAVRATHRNVVLNQLTSESQPLPREKRVHTPHSFDNESVRHRRSPHKNIVRPKREHHHKRENRERDKNASPNYQLGSPSSASGKKQPTSSTCTSPLASASAGSRSPKSTVTSPAPALPSSSSSASSCSNPCKSSVPVAADEASLSGYNSGDEHVGQKDAQLTPDEWKKRDESFAKIMSDRGFIIKDMEEDGACLFRAISLQIYGDQDMHEIIRQQTMDYIFQNREYFAQFVTEDIDSYVARKRANHVHGNHIEIQAMSEMYNRSVELYCYQLEPINIFNSDQINNGNEPLRLSYQRCSHYNAIMDPYKASVGVGLGLAGYRPDEVDIKQVAEAVRMSEELEIEQTMFEDKLKTTDWEATNEAIEEQIARESYLQWCRDNMRDSTGKNSKSTSTITSSDAAGGGGGCCSTAVSPEKSPKQSLDAATSYSESLLRDFRKSASPTPSNNTSFNAGSCSSSSKNTSFELDCSPLPETSSCSVPYYFNNSNRRKKRNLNSPVETPAVADVQPKKSKQSPAREDEGGADSGASTSGTAKSETRTKEEPVSEFYQSLLESSYTDDGSWAQLSEREMLQKALAESAMDFVKRCDRTKGSSSQDDKYGGTTDEEYDSPSP